CGGAGGCCTTGCTGGAGCCGGATTTCTTCATGAGGTGAGTCCTCTGGTCGGAATGCTCGGGGGTGGTCAGTAGCCCACCGTGAAACGTTGCCGCGAATGCTTCGGCGCTTCCAGTTCGTCGACGAGGGCGATCGCGTAGTCCTCCATCGAGATCCAGCTCTTGCCGCTGGCGGCGGTGAGCAACTGGTCGCCGCCCAGGCGGAATGTGCCGGTGCGTTCACCGGGGACGAGCTCGGCCGACGGCGACAGGAAGGTCCAGTCGAGCTCGCGCTCGCTGCGCAAGGCGTCGAGGAAGCGACGGCCGCCCTCGGCCTCGGGCCGATAGGCCGCGGGAAAGCCCGGTGCGTCGAGCAGGATCTGACCCGGCGCCAGTTCCAGTGTGGCCGCGCCGCCGACTACCAGCAGGCGGCCGACCCCGGCCTGCTTCACCGCGGCGATCAGCGACGCGGCGTCGGTCGTGGCGAATTTCAGCGCGCTGAGCACCGCGTCGTGGCCGGCGAGCAGCGGCCCCAGTTGCGCCGGCTGGTTGGCGTCGCCGTTCCTCAGCACCAGCTGCGACTGGCTGGCCAGCTTGCCGGTGTCGCGGGCGATGCCAGTCACCTGGTGGCCGCGCCGCAGCAGTTCCGCCAGCAGGCGCGAACCGACGCGGCCGCTGACACCAAGCAGGACAACATTCATGGCTCTCTCCCGTGGAGGTCGTGGTTGATCATGGTTTCCGGCAAGCGCTCACGTGCGGAAGTAATTTCCCAAGGCAACGCGCCAGATGCCGGTGAAGATCAGCGAGAAGCCGGTCAGCAGGCCGATGAAGGCGAGCGAGCTTTCCGGCCAGCCCAGCATGATCAGGAACGCCAGCACGATCGACAGCAGGCCATCGAACAAGACCCAGCCCCAGCGCGGCAGCGGCCTCAGCTGGAACGCCAGGATGCTGCGCGCGACGCCGCCGAGCAGCAGGAAGCTGCCGACCAGCAGGGCCAGCGAGGCCACGCCGGCCACCGGCATGACCAGGATCGCGATGCCCAGCGCCAGGGTCAGCAGCCCGGAGCACAGCTTCCAGCCGAAACCGCGGTGGCTGCGCGTCTGGATCGCGTAGGCGATCTCGAACGCACCGCCCAGGATCAGCAGCCAGGCGAAGAACAGCGCGGTCGCCAGCGCGGCGATCGCCGGCATCAGCAGGGCGAGCACGCCGGCGATGATCAGCAGCACGCCCCAGGCGATGATCCAGCCGCCGCCAGGAACCGCGTTGCTCTTGATGTCGCTGGTCGTAGCCATGGGCGATGTCTCCGTGACAGGCTGTGGATCGTATGGAAGGACCATACGAAACTAGAACGGATAGCTGCGCGGCGTGTGCTGCACCGAAACCCAGTGCGCCGAGGTGAGCTCGTCGATGATCCAGTCGCCGCCGAAACGACCGATGCCGGAGTTCTTCTCGCCGCCGAAGGGGGTATGCGGCTCGTCCTCCACCGAGGTGTCGTTCACATGGGTCATGCCCGCCTCGATGCCCTGGGCGAAACGTACGCCGCGCTCCAGGTCACCGCAGAACACCGCGCTGGAAAGCCCGTAATCGGTGGCGTTGGCCAGCCGCAGCGCGTCGGCCTCGTCCTTCGCGCGCACGATCGGCACGATCGGCCCGAACGATTCGTCGCGGAACAGCGAACTCTCCGGCGAGACGTGGGTGAACACGTGCGGCGGCAGCAGCTGCCCGTCCGGCTCGCCGCCCAGCACCTGGGTGGCGCCTTGCTGCTTCGCCAGCACGATCTTCTCGATCAGGCCGCGCAGCTGGTCGGCGTCGATAATGGGGCCGATCGCGGTGGCGATGTGGTCGGGGTCGCCCACCTTCAGCTTGCGCACGTGGTCCACGAAACGCTCGACGAAGGCATCGTGCAGCTTGGCATCGACGATGATCCGGTTGATGCTCATGCAGATCTGTCCCTGGTGCAGGAAGCGGCCGAACACGGCGGCGCGCACCGCCTGTTCCACATCGGCATCGGCCAGCACCACGAACGGGCTGTTGCCACCCAGTTCCAGCGCCACGCGTTTCAGATGGGCACCACTGGAGGCGATGCGGCCGATACCCTGGCCCACCGCGGTAGAGCCGGTGAACGAGATCAGCCGCGGTTGCGGATGCGCCACGAAGTAGTCGCCGATTTCGCTACCCGCACCCACAGTGACGCTGAGCACGCCGGCGGGCAGGCCGGCCTCCTCGAAGATCTTCGCCGCCAGCAGGCCGCCGCTGACCGGGGTGTCGCTGGCCGGCTTGATCACCACCGCGTTGCCCAGCGCCAGCGCCGGCGCCAGCGAACGCTGGGTGAGGTGCATCGGGAAGTTCCACGGGCTGATGATGCCGACCACGCCGAGCGGGCGGCGGTAGACCCGGTTCTCCTTGCCGGGGATGTCCGAGGCCAGGATGCGGCCGGCTACACGGTACGGAAACGAGGCTGCTTCGCGGGTGATGGCGCGGGCGCTGTCCCATTCGATGTTCGCCTTCAGGCGGGTCGAGCCTGCCTCGTGGATCAGCCAGCTGATGATCTCCTCGCGCCGTTCGTCGAAGATGCGCAGCGCGTTGTGCAGCACCTGTGCGCGTTCGGCCGGTGCGGTGGCGGCCCAGCCGGGCTGCGCGTCGGCGGCGGCGCGGTAGGCGTCGTCCACATCCTGCGCGGTGGCCAGCGGAATCGTGACCAGGGTCTTGCCGGTGTAGGGGTCGATGTCGGTGTTGTGGCGGGTGGAGCGGCCGCTGCGCCAGGTGCCGGCGATCGGCTGGTGGTCGAAGCCGTCATACGGTTTCGAAGGCGACTTTGGTGTGCTCATATCGGCTTCCTGGCATGCATGGTGAGGCGGCAGTCGTTGAAAAACCCGGCAGTCACCGCGCGGCATCCGCGGCGCGGACAGACGTCCATCCGCGAACCGTGGCGCCCTACCGCCGATCACGCCAGACTAACGCGGCGGATGTCTGCAATACGTGGATATGAACCGGCCCTTGCGGAGTGCCCCCGATGCCTGAGCGGAATACCCTGGCGACCCGGATGCCGACGATCTTCTTCGGCCATGGCAATCCGATGAACGCACTGCACGACAACGCCTGGACGCGGGGCTGGGCGGCGATCGGCCAGCGCCTGCCGCGGCCGCGTGCGGTGCTGTCGGTATCGGCGCACTGGTACCTGCCCGACACTGCGGTGACCGCAATGGCGGCGCCGCGCACGATCCACGATTTCGGCGGCTTCCCGCGCGAGCTGTTCGAGGTGCAATATCCCGCGCCCGGCGACCTCGAGCTGGTGCGCCGCGTGCGCGAACTGCTGCGCCCGTTGGAGGTGCGCGCGGATGTGTCGTGGGGACTGGACCACGGCACCTGGTCGGTGCTGCGCCACGTCTATCCGGCTGCCGACGTGCCGGTGGTGCAGTTGTCCATCGACGAGTCGCAGCCACCGGAGTTCCACTACGGGCTGGGCCGGCTGCTGCGGCCGCTGCGCGACGAGGGCATCCTGCTGATCGGCAGCGGCGACGTGGTGCACAACCTGCACAGCTATGCCTGGGGCCGGCATCCGGTCGAACCATTCGACTGGGCGCAGCGCTTCGAGGCGACCGCGCGCGAGCTGATCGTGCAGGGCGACCACGCGACGCTGACGAACTACGAGGCGCTGGGCCGCGACGCGGAGCTGTCGATCCCCACGCCCGACCACTACCTGCCGCTGTTGTACGTGCTCGGCGCCAGCGACCCGGGTGAGCCGGTGACGTTCCCGGTCGAGGGTATGGACGGCGGCTCGATCTCGATGCTGAGCGTGCAGTTCGGCTGAGTGCATTGTTGTAGGGCGGGCACTGCCCGCCGCTCTCGATGGCAGAAGCTGGCGGGGAGTGCCTGCCCTAAGGAATCGGTTGAGCTTCCCGGTTGAGGGCATGGGCGGCGGCTCGATCTCGATGCGGAGCGTGCCGTTCGGCCGAGTGCCACTACAGTCGCGAAGGGCGTGATGGCGACGGAGGCTCGTGCGTTCTTGCCACGACATGGGTCCGCCGTCACAAGGCCGAGGTCTGCGCGTCGTTGTCGATGGGAATGACCTGTCCCGAAATCGACTTGCCTGCATCTGACGCGAGGAACACGATCAGGCTGGCGATGTCCTTCGGGTCGACGAAGCGTTTGATCGACTGGATGCTCATCATGGCTTGCCGCTCTTCTTCCAGCGACGTGTGGTCCGCATCGGCGCGGCCCTGCAGTACGCGTTCCATGCGTTCGCCGCCCACCGCACCCGGCGCGATCGCGTTGCAACGGATGCCGTACTGGCCCAGTTCGCGCGACAGTGTCTTGGTGAAGCCGATCAGCCCCATCTTCGCGACGCAGTAGGCGCTCCGGTTCGGATAGCCGTAGCGGCCGCCGAGCGAGGACATGCAGACGATGCTGCCGGCCGGGGATTGCTTCAGATACGGGATCGCCAGCCGCGTGACGTGGAAGGTGCCGATGACGTCGACGGCCATCACCGCCTCCCACTGATCGGGATCCGCTGTCTCGACGGGCGCGGTGGGGCCGGCGATGCCGGCGTTGTTGACTAGCACGTCCAGTCCACCCAGTGCCTCGGCGGCGCTGGCGACCATGCGTTCGATGTCCTGTCGCTTCGACACGTCGCAGACGAGGGTCACCAGGCCGGGAATGTCATTCGCGGCCGTCTCCAGCGCCTGCACATTGATGTCGCAGACGCAGACGGTGGCGCCGCTGGCGACGAATGCCCGCGCGATTTCCTTGCCGATGCCGCTGGCGCCGGCGGTTACCAGAACACGTTGTGTCATGTCGGTTTCTCCTGACTTCCATGTTTTTCCATGGTGGTCGGTTTCAGTGAGCGGTCCGCGTGCCCACCGGATACATCCCGCCGGTCATGAAACTGATCGAGGGGTTGCCGTCGCTGACATCCCCGATGCAAACCCTGGTGCCCTGCCTGGCCAAGGCGAGAGCCGTCGCCCCGAAGCCGCTGACCGCGCCCGTAATCAGAACGGCCTTTCCCGAGCAATCCAGCAGCAGACTTCATCGGGGTCACTCCACCCGCGCAAGGTTGCGCGATTCCTGCGCAAGACCCCGATCACTTCTCCCGCGCCGTGCGTGGCGCGCCCGGGCTGCGATAGACGCGGCCGCTCTTCATCACGAAGTCCACCCCGGCGGTGGCGCTGATGTCGGCCAGCGGATCGCCCGGCATGGCCACGATGTCGGCGTGTTTGCCCACGGCCAGCACGCCGATGTCGTCCTGGCCGAGCAGCTCCGCCGCCACGCTGGTAGCGGCCTTCAGCGCGCGCAGCGGGGTGAGGCCGGCCGCCACCATCGCCTGGAATTCGAGGATGCCGTGGCTGAAGGGGAACATGCCGCAGTCAGTGCCGTAGGCGATCTTCACCTCGCTCTGCGCGATCAGCCGCTGCGAGTCGACGATCGTGCCGCTGTCGCGGCTGAACTTCCACACCGCCTGGCACGGCAGGGTGTGCTCGTGCAGCGCGTGCAGGTCTTCGCGGGTCATCTGCATGGTCGGCACCAGGAAGGTGCCGACCTGCTGCGCCATCGCCAGCGCGGCATCGTCGATCAGGTAGGCATGTTCCAGGCTGCGCGCGCCGGCGCGGATGGCCTGCCTGCAACCGTCGGCGGCGCCGGTGTGCACCGCCACCGGCATGCCCAGTTGCCGCGCGGTGGCGGCCAGCAGGTTCATCTCGTCGTCGAACCACGTCACG
This genomic stretch from Rhodanobacter thiooxydans harbors:
- a CDS encoding aldehyde dehydrogenase family protein, whose product is MSTPKSPSKPYDGFDHQPIAGTWRSGRSTRHNTDIDPYTGKTLVTIPLATAQDVDDAYRAAADAQPGWAATAPAERAQVLHNALRIFDERREEIISWLIHEAGSTRLKANIEWDSARAITREAASFPYRVAGRILASDIPGKENRVYRRPLGVVGIISPWNFPMHLTQRSLAPALALGNAVVIKPASDTPVSGGLLAAKIFEEAGLPAGVLSVTVGAGSEIGDYFVAHPQPRLISFTGSTAVGQGIGRIASSGAHLKRVALELGGNSPFVVLADADVEQAVRAAVFGRFLHQGQICMSINRIIVDAKLHDAFVERFVDHVRKLKVGDPDHIATAIGPIIDADQLRGLIEKIVLAKQQGATQVLGGEPDGQLLPPHVFTHVSPESSLFRDESFGPIVPIVRAKDEADALRLANATDYGLSSAVFCGDLERGVRFAQGIEAGMTHVNDTSVEDEPHTPFGGEKNSGIGRFGGDWIIDELTSAHWVSVQHTPRSYPF
- a CDS encoding HdeD family acid-resistance protein, with the translated sequence MATTSDIKSNAVPGGGWIIAWGVLLIIAGVLALLMPAIAALATALFFAWLLILGGAFEIAYAIQTRSHRGFGWKLCSGLLTLALGIAILVMPVAGVASLALLVGSFLLLGGVARSILAFQLRPLPRWGWVLFDGLLSIVLAFLIMLGWPESSLAFIGLLTGFSLIFTGIWRVALGNYFRT
- the ygiD gene encoding 4,5-DOPA dioxygenase extradiol; its protein translation is MPERNTLATRMPTIFFGHGNPMNALHDNAWTRGWAAIGQRLPRPRAVLSVSAHWYLPDTAVTAMAAPRTIHDFGGFPRELFEVQYPAPGDLELVRRVRELLRPLEVRADVSWGLDHGTWSVLRHVYPAADVPVVQLSIDESQPPEFHYGLGRLLRPLRDEGILLIGSGDVVHNLHSYAWGRHPVEPFDWAQRFEATARELIVQGDHATLTNYEALGRDAELSIPTPDHYLPLLYVLGASDPGEPVTFPVEGMDGGSISMLSVQFG
- a CDS encoding SDR family oxidoreductase, which codes for MTQRVLVTAGASGIGKEIARAFVASGATVCVCDINVQALETAANDIPGLVTLVCDVSKRQDIERMVASAAEALGGLDVLVNNAGIAGPTAPVETADPDQWEAVMAVDVIGTFHVTRLAIPYLKQSPAGSIVCMSSLGGRYGYPNRSAYCVAKMGLIGFTKTLSRELGQYGIRCNAIAPGAVGGERMERVLQGRADADHTSLEEERQAMMSIQSIKRFVDPKDIASLIVFLASDAGKSISGQVIPIDNDAQTSAL
- a CDS encoding NAD(P)-dependent oxidoreductase; this encodes MNVVLLGVSGRVGSRLLAELLRRGHQVTGIARDTGKLASQSQLVLRNGDANQPAQLGPLLAGHDAVLSALKFATTDAASLIAAVKQAGVGRLLVVGGAATLELAPGQILLDAPGFPAAYRPEAEGGRRFLDALRSERELDWTFLSPSAELVPGERTGTFRLGGDQLLTAASGKSWISMEDYAIALVDELEAPKHSRQRFTVGY
- a CDS encoding metal-dependent hydrolase family protein encodes the protein MGTCVLLCGRMFDGIADRLTGPVEILVEDDRIAEIGPTVRRPPDAQTIDLSGRTVSPGFIDCHVHLTMDAADLARQTLASSATKALKGLSIAREYMRYGFTTLRDMGCVDPDFPTVDLRNALAAGLVEGPRLIVAAHIISSSGGHGDLRGFYGPRWDIPVSAIADDAGAIKALVRREHAFGSDWIKTTNTGGYFSPGDDPARVTWFDDEMNLLAATARQLGMPVAVHTGAADGCRQAIRAGARSLEHAYLIDDAALAMAQQVGTFLVPTMQMTREDLHALHEHTLPCQAVWKFSRDSGTIVDSQRLIAQSEVKIAYGTDCGMFPFSHGILEFQAMVAAGLTPLRALKAATSVAAELLGQDDIGVLAVGKHADIVAMPGDPLADISATAGVDFVMKSGRVYRSPGAPRTAREK